AATGGCTTTTTTGAAACTGGATGCGGCAAGCTGCAATTGTTGTTTGTTTGCTGTTGAATCTTCTCCGGCAGCATTCATGACAACTACTCCGTAATTGAATTGAACACGTGCACTGTTCGGGCTGTTTTCAAGATCCGCAGTGAAAAGCGTGGTGTTGGATTCCCATGCTTTGTTACGCTGGATCGTTTTTACGCCAAAGATCATTCCCATCAACAAAAAGATCGCAACAGGGACCGTTAGCCATTTTTCCGTTTGCTGAGCCTTGAATAGACTGAAAATGATTAAAACCAGAGAAATAATGATGCCCAGAGAAGGTGCATAAATCAACCGGTTGGCATATGTTGTTCCTATCAGGGAGAAAATATTGGTTACCAAGGCAATTGAAATGAGAAAAAACAAGATGCCGAATGCAATTTCGGGTTTTGATTTACGCGTTTTCACCACGGTCAGTGCCAATAGAATTACTACCAGTAATGTGCTGATTACCGGCAATGAAGTAAAATTCAGGCACGGAACCTGGTTGTACGAATAATCGTAGCTCAGGCTAAACGGAGCAACAGTTTCCAATAAATAGCGGCCTAAAATACCCACCCCGGTGGCAACCCGTGATCCGCTTTCGCATGCAACCAGCGAATTATCGTGATACGTGTATTGAATAGGAGGAGTAGGATCTGCGTGAATAACGGCCTGATGTAAAATCAACCAGGCACCTGCAACAAGGATTAGCGGAAGTAATTTTTTCAGAACAGGAACAATGGATTCTTTTTTCACCATCCAGAAGTAAAGCCCTAAAACAGGCAGATACATAACCCCGGCTTCTTTCGATAACAAACAGGCGAAGAATAAGAGGGCGGTTTTGACCAGGTCCATTGGTTTTCCGCTGCTTTTCAAAAGGCTCAAAAAAGTAAGCAGGAAGAAGAAAAAGCAAAGGATCTCATCCCGGCTTTTGATATTGGCAACCACTTCCGTATGGCTCGGATGAAGCATGAAAACAAAGGTAATTGCGAACGAAACCCAAACGGAATAGTCAGGCAGGATTTTAAGCAGGAGCTTGAAGAGCAAGCCGATCGTAAGCGCATATAAAAGCACATTCACGAAATGATGTATAGCTGGATTGTTTGGTGAAATCGCCCATTCGATGGCAAACATAACCATCGATAAAGGACGGTACAACCCGGCGTTGGCATCCCAGAAACCTTTCCAGTAGAAGGTCGAAAACAGGTCGGAAATGCCTCCGAATCCTTCCTGTACAAAGCGGTTGTTTTCAATTACGGCTACATCGTCCAATACAAATCCGTATTGAATAGTCGGCACAAAAAGCAAAAATGCCCCGATGGACAACAGCCAGAATAGCCTGCGACGGATCAGTTGTGAATGGTCAACGGGAGTAGCAGGTACAGCTGTTTTTTGTACAGGCTGTTTGGGAGTGAAGGAAGTGTTTTTCTTGGACATACAGCTGCTAAATTAGGGAATTTATCGGTTGTTCAGGCCAGCAGATAAAAACATAGAATCTGAAATGATCCGGGACACTATCCGGAGCGTATTCGCTTAATTTTTTACGACGCGTTTCAGAACTTTTCCGGTTTCCGTTTCAATAGCAAAGAAATAAACCCCGTTCTCAAAAGAATCCAGTGAAATTTGCTGATCAGCAGTGATCTGACCCGCAAATAAAACCTTGCCTTGCGTGTCTGTGATGGATAATGAAGCGCTGTTCACGGGCAGGGAAATCGTGACCTTGTTTTGTGCAGGATTCGGGAATACTGTGAAAGCTTCGTCGGACCAGTCTGGGATGCCAAGATTTGTCATTTCCAAACAGTCGGAAGTAATGGAACAGCCGTTGTTTGTAATCAAAACGGAGTAAAATCCATTGGAAGAAGGAGCGAAAAACTGGCCGGTTGCTCCCGGGATGTAGGCATTTGTAAAGCAATCGATCCATTGATAACTGGTGCCGAAAGAAGCAATGAAATTGCCGTCGCCATTGTTGAAAACAAAGTCTGAAGGAATTACTCCCACGGTTAAATTCAAAACCAATAGCGAATCACATCCGGAAGGGGTGGAAACTGTTCCCAAATAAATCCCTGTGCCCGGATAATTCAGGCCGGTTACAGCCCAGGTATAGGAACCACAGGCAAATTCATAAGAAGTAGCAGTAGGATGCGGAACAATTTGCTGCCAGCTGAAGACCGGGTAGTCAAACGAGCATCCGCCCATTTTCCAGATGTCGTTGGATCCGTTGGAGGTTTCCAATTCAAAATCCCATCCTGCACCAATAAAAGTTTGAATGTCTTTCATGGCGGAAGTTGGCAAACCGGCGCCGCCGAAACTGTGAGTAACTCCTGAAGCCTGCATGTCCCAAAAGGAATGAAGAATAGTCCCTTCATTTCCTCCGCACAAACCGCCGATCGTATCATTACCGGTACTGCTTGTCACATTTCCCACTGCATGGCAATTTTTGAGATCGCCGGAATTATAACCGATCAATCCACCGAGAAATTGTATGCCGGTCACAGAACCCGTTGCATAGCAATTGATAACAGTTCCGGTTGAAGCAGTAAATCCTATCAAACCTCCTCCGGAATAATTCCCGCTTACAGATCCTGAAGCAAAACAATTGGAAATAGTGCCGTCTGAATTTCCGATAAGTCCTCCCACAGCATAATTTCCGCTCACATTTCCGCTTGCAAAGCAATCCTTTACGATAGCATCCACGGATGTAGGGCCAAAACCGATTAGACCAATCAAACCACCTACATAACTGCCGTTATTCCCAAATACATTTCCGGTAGCATAACAATCGTTTACAGTACTGTTTTCAATAAGTCCAATCAGGCCTCCAACGATATTTCCGTCTACATCTGCCGTAGAATGGCAGCGCGCAATGATGCCATTCGTATGATATCCGGTTAATCCTCCTGTAAAGTTTAGATCGCTTCCGGTGAAAATGATATTTCCATAAACAGTGCCGGTTGTGTAACAATCAACAATATCTCCGTCATCAAAACGTCCGACCAGTCCGCCGTTATAACTTTGGCCTTTCACAAAAATGTGCGTAAGACCTAATCCTCTGATCGATCCCCAAACCTTGCGTCCGAAAAAGCCCTGGTAATCTACAGTTGGCCTGTTGATATACAAACTGTCAATCAAGTGCCCGTTTGCATCGTAAGATCCTAAGAATGCAGTGAATTCATTACCAAGTGTTTTGAAACCTTCTCCGTTGTTGTAGAAATTGCCCCCGGTTTGAAAGTCGGAAGAGTTGAAGTAAATGTCTGCAGTTTGCAAAAAGTATTTGTCCCAATGATTCTCGTGTTCGCTCAAATACTGCAAATCCGATTTGGTCGCTATTTGATACGGATCTAAAATTGTTCCCGCACCTCCGGAGTAAGTTTGGGCATGGGAGATGCCTGTGAAAAGTAACAGGAATAAAACAAAAAGAGATGGGTGGTATGACTTCTTCAAAAGTATAAGTTGTTTTGGTTGGGCTCAAAGATAAAGAAAAGGGGACAGGTTGGAACAAAAAAAGGGAGACTCATTTCTGAATCTCCCTTTAACCAGTAGTAACCGGTTTTAATTTTTAACGATACGTTTTAAGACTTTTCCGCTTTCCGTTTCAATGGATAAGAAGTAAACTCCGTCTTCATAAGAACCAAGATCTACTTGCTGGCCATTGTTAATCGGTCCGGTAAACTGAGTTTTTCCTTGCGCATCAGTGATGGTTAATTTCGCACTGTTTACAGACATGGAAATCGTTACTTTGCTTTCCGTCGGATTCGGGAATACCTCTACAGAGGACAGATCCAGGTCGGATAATCCCAAATAGTCTATTTCCACACAATCGGATGTATCTGAACAATTGCTTGCATTGGTAATAACTACCGAATAGTTGCCATTTACGGAAGGAGCAAATGTTTGAGCAGTTGCACCCGCAACCGGCATGTTCGTTGAACAATTGATCCATTGGTATGTTGTACCTGCAGAAGCTGTAATGGTTCCGTTTCCATTATCTGCAGCGGTTGCCGTAACAGATGGATTGATGATCAGATCAAGGATCAGGATAGAATCACATCCGTTGATGTCCACCAGGGTATCAAAATACATTCCGGTAGCTGTATACGTTACACCATTTGCCGCCCAGGTATAGCTTTCACAGGCTGATGCCGGTTGCAAACTGGAGAACCCTCCGATTGTCAGGTTTAAAGTAACAATGGAGTCACAACCTGCTGCGTTCGGGATTGTATCCGTATAAACTCCGGAAGCAGTGTATGTCACTCCGTTTTGAGCCCACGTGTATGTTCCGCAAGCAAACTCAGAAGAACTGGAAGAGCTTGGAGTATTGATTGTCAGATCCAGTGTCACAATCGAGTCACATCCTCCGGCAGCAGGGATCGTATCCACATACAAACCTGAAGCCGTATAAGTCATTCCGTTTTGAGCCCATGTGTAAGAGATACAGCTGCTTTCTGTAACGGTATTCGTAATCTCGGAAACAATCGAAAGTGTCAGTGTCACAATTGAGTCACACCCGTTTACAGTAGTGAATGTTTGTGTATAAACACCACTTGAAGTATGTGTTTGTGTTCCCCAGGTGTAAGAATTACAAGCGTCATGTGAGAAACTGCTTGTTACTACAGCCGGTTCTGTAATGGTAAACGTTTTAGTGTCCTGGCAGTTATTATCATCTGTAACGGTAACCGTGTAAGTTCCCGCTTCCAAACCTGTAGCCGTAGCAGCCGTTCCACCGGAAGGAGACCAGGAATAAGTGTAAGATCCTGTACCACCGCTTGGAGTAACCGATGCTGATCCGGTAGCGCCTCCGTTACAAATAACATCCGACTGTGAACTTACAGAAAGATCGATTGCCGTTGGTTCGTTCAGAACAAAAGTTTGAATGGCAGTACATCCGTTTGCATCCGTAACTGTTGCTGTATAAGATCCTGCTTGTAGTCCTGTAGCCGTAGCAGCCGTTCCACCTGAAGGAGACCAGGAATAAGTGTATCCCGGTTGCCCACCTGTTACAGTTACTGTTGCCGTACCATTTGATCCTCCGTTGCAGGAAACTTCTGTTTGGGAAGCACCTGTAATTGCTAATACAGGAGGTTGAGTGATTACAAAGGAAATAGTAGCGGAACATCCGTTTGCATCCGTTGCAGTTACAGAGTATGAACCGGCTGCAAGTCCTGTGATGGAAGTTGTTCCGTCACCGGTTGGCGTTCCAGGATTCCAGTCGTAAGTAAAGGCGCCTGTTCCTCCCGTTGCGGGGTTAACAACAAGTGCACCTGTGCTTCCACCGAAACATGCCACATTCGTTTGAGCAGCTGCCGTAAATGAGATAGCTGCAGGTTCTGTAATCGTAAATGATTGTGAAGTTGTACACCCGTTAGCATCTGTAACGGTAACGGTGTACGTACCTGCTGTCAGACCGGAAGCTGTAGCAGCCGTTCCACCGGAAGGAGACCAGGAATAGGTATACCCCGGATTTCCTCCGCTTGCCAAAACAGTTGCAGAACCGTTCATTCCGCTGTTACAGGTAATATTTGTTTGCGCTGCAGCAGAAGCTACTAATGCTGTAGGTTGTGTTATTGTTGCATTCACGGTTCCTGTACATCCGTTAGCGTCTGTAATGGTTACGGAATAAGATCCGGCAACAAGCAGTACTCTGTCTTCGGTCGTTGCACCACCAACCCAGTTAAAGGTATACGGACCAACACCACCGGTAGGAGTAAGGTTAATGGCTCCGGTATTTCCGCCGAAACAAGAAACATTGGTTACAACGGTAGTACCTGAAACTACAGCTGCAGGTTGTGTTAACGTTGCGTTGATCGTAGCTGTACATCCGTTTGCATCTGTAATGGTTACC
The window above is part of the Fluviicola sp. genome. Proteins encoded here:
- a CDS encoding tetratricopeptide repeat protein, with protein sequence MSKKNTSFTPKQPVQKTAVPATPVDHSQLIRRRLFWLLSIGAFLLFVPTIQYGFVLDDVAVIENNRFVQEGFGGISDLFSTFYWKGFWDANAGLYRPLSMVMFAIEWAISPNNPAIHHFVNVLLYALTIGLLFKLLLKILPDYSVWVSFAITFVFMLHPSHTEVVANIKSRDEILCFFFFLLTFLSLLKSSGKPMDLVKTALLFFACLLSKEAGVMYLPVLGLYFWMVKKESIVPVLKKLLPLILVAGAWLILHQAVIHADPTPPIQYTYHDNSLVACESGSRVATGVGILGRYLLETVAPFSLSYDYSYNQVPCLNFTSLPVISTLLVVILLALTVVKTRKSKPEIAFGILFFLISIALVTNIFSLIGTTYANRLIYAPSLGIIISLVLIIFSLFKAQQTEKWLTVPVAIFLLMGMIFGVKTIQRNKAWESNTTLFTADLENSPNSARVQFNYGVVVMNAAGEDSTANKQQLQLAASSFKKAIAIDSLDANSYTNLGVACYRLNQFEQSVFYSQKAISINPHDTLPYGNLGDAYFALKDYDNAGKALKTVIQSKDATIGHFKRYGVSQFNLKRYKEAIAGFKKGLEKFPDDVEMASNLGSAYGAAADYINAAQTFESIYTKNPSNVNALRLTIISYEQAGNKEKVAQYGPLLK
- a CDS encoding T9SS type A sorting domain-containing protein is translated as MKKSYHPSLFVLFLLLFTGISHAQTYSGGAGTILDPYQIATKSDLQYLSEHENHWDKYFLQTADIYFNSSDFQTGGNFYNNGEGFKTLGNEFTAFLGSYDANGHLIDSLYINRPTVDYQGFFGRKVWGSIRGLGLTHIFVKGQSYNGGLVGRFDDGDIVDCYTTGTVYGNIIFTGSDLNFTGGLTGYHTNGIIARCHSTADVDGNIVGGLIGLIENSTVNDCYATGNVFGNNGSYVGGLIGLIGFGPTSVDAIVKDCFASGNVSGNYAVGGLIGNSDGTISNCFASGSVSGNYSGGGLIGFTASTGTVINCYATGSVTGIQFLGGLIGYNSGDLKNCHAVGNVTSSTGNDTIGGLCGGNEGTILHSFWDMQASGVTHSFGGAGLPTSAMKDIQTFIGAGWDFELETSNGSNDIWKMGGCSFDYPVFSWQQIVPHPTATSYEFACGSYTWAVTGLNYPGTGIYLGTVSTPSGCDSLLVLNLTVGVIPSDFVFNNGDGNFIASFGTSYQWIDCFTNAYIPGATGQFFAPSSNGFYSVLITNNGCSITSDCLEMTNLGIPDWSDEAFTVFPNPAQNKVTISLPVNSASLSITDTQGKVLFAGQITADQQISLDSFENGVYFFAIETETGKVLKRVVKN